The Streptosporangiales bacterium sequence TGCCGCGACCCGCGGTGCTCGATGTCGAGCCCGCGGCCGGACTTGATGTGGATGACGTCGTGCTCCTCGTCGAGCCCGCGGAAGAACGCGGTGACGGGCACCCCGAGTGCCGAGCTGAGCCGGGCGAGGGTGCTGAGGCTGGCGGACGCCTTGGCGTTCTCGATCTTGGACAGCATGCTCTTCGAGAGCCCGCTGCGTTCGGCGAGATTCGCGACGCTCCACCCGAGGGCGGAGCGGAACTCACGCACCCGGCCGGCGATCACCTTCTCCAGCGCGTCCTCGATCGGAGTCGCGGGGCCGGAGCTCTCCTCAGCTGTCACAGAGCTTTCCTTGGTTGGCACAGTGGGAGGAGCCTACCGACCTCCGGTTAGGGTGTGCGTCCATGGCGCGGCAACTCACGTCGATGCGGCTGACCGAAGGCGTCGCCGAGCACATCAGGGGCATGATCCACCGTGGTGAGCTCGGTCCGGGAGACCGCCTTCCGCCGGAGCGCGAGCTCGCCGAGGAGCTCGGCGTCGCTCGCGCGAGCCTGCGTGCCGCGATCAAGTCGCTCGAGGCCAGGGGCTACGTCATGGTCAGGCGGGGCTCGCACGGAGGCACGTTCGTCACCGAGCTCTCGCGCCCGTTCAGCGAGTGGCGCGACCACGTACGCAACCAGCGCGGCGAGATCGACGAGATCATCGACTTCAGGATCGCGCTGGAGCAGCACGCCGCGCGGCTGGCGGCACAGCGCCGCGACCGCACCGACCTCGCGCAGCTGCGCGGCTCGATCGAGTCGATGGACGGGTCCGACAGCCGCGCCGTCTTCCGGCTGTCCGACTCGCAGTTCCACACCGGCGTCGCCCGGGCGTCGCGCAACACGCGGCTGCAGGCCGGGATCGACCAGGCCCGCGGCGCGCTCTTCAGCCCGCACGACCTGCTCGAGTACGTCGAGCCGGTCGAGGAGTCGGTCCGCGACCACCGGGAGATCTACGACGCGGTGCGCGCGAAGGACGGCGAGGCGGCGTCCCGACTGATGGCCGCCCACATCGAGCGGACGA is a genomic window containing:
- a CDS encoding helix-turn-helix domain-containing protein, giving the protein MTAEESSGPATPIEDALEKVIAGRVREFRSALGWSVANLAERSGLSKSMLSKIENAKASASLSTLARLSSALGVPVTAFFRGLDEEHDVIHIKSGRGLDIEHRGSRHGSRYQLLGRMRHPYDTLEPLLVTITRRSKVFPLFQHGGTELLHVMTGSMAYAVGDDTYFLDPGDSLQFAGDVPHGPVDLRDLPIRFLSIKAIPTSG
- a CDS encoding FCD domain-containing protein: MARQLTSMRLTEGVAEHIRGMIHRGELGPGDRLPPERELAEELGVARASLRAAIKSLEARGYVMVRRGSHGGTFVTELSRPFSEWRDHVRNQRGEIDEIIDFRIALEQHAARLAAQRRDRTDLAQLRGSIESMDGSDSRAVFRLSDSQFHTGVARASRNTRLQAGIDQARGALFSPHDLLEYVEPVEESVRDHREIYDAVRAKDGEAASRLMAAHIERTREQLRVIVLQDTKRRTRKPPPSSK